attttaactaacagatggacttatttgttaaacataatcaaacattaggggtgctaaatataatttttcaaatcacaaaaaaatctacatataattacatcaaacttagAGAAGGAGaatatattatctaattaatttattataatttttaaattgtgatCATCCCAAAAATCAATGTTTTGTTGCGGTAGAAACATAATTAAGCAGACACCCGCTTACGAGAACTTTATGGggaaattatacaatttatcgttaaaataaaaaatataattgattgcaGCAGCCAAAAACAACTGTTCGTACTTTCTGCGCACACACCCCTACACTCTGTTCTTATTGCTTTTAATTAGCACCTGAATTTTTATTACCGGTTAGGTGCAATGTTACAGACGAGATAAAGCAAGAATCTGCTCCTGATTCTGGTATTGGTAATGTCTTGGCATTTCCCAGCTGCTCTGTGGAGTAGTAGAAGATGATTTCTTGGCCGAACAGCTCTCATTCTCCGATGAAATCTCGAAGGTCTTAGCAATGGCTCTCAGCTGAAATTTCTGCACTTTCCCGGTTGAAGTCTTGGGCAATTCCTCCATGAATGCCACCTTCTTCGGCACCATATAATTCGGCAGGTTTCGCCGGCAGTGCTGAATGATGTCAGCCTCTTCCACGGCGGCGGAATTTCTCATTGTCACGAATGCACATGGGCTCTCCCCCCACTTGGGATGCGGCATAGCCACCACCGCCGCCTCCACCACTGATGGGTGCTTGTACAGCGCCGCCTCCACCTCCACGCTGCTTATATTTTCTCCTCCGGAGATTATCACGTCTTTCGACCTGTCCTTGATTTCCAGGTATCCGTCGGGGTGGACCACCGCAACATCCCCAGTGAAGAACCAGCCATTCCGGAAGGCTTTCGCCGTAGCCTTTTCATCCTTCAAGTACCCCTTCATTATGCTGCTTCCTCTCAGCACGATTTCCCCCATTGTTTTCCCGTCCCTGGGCACGCTTTCCATCGTCTGCGGGTCCTTCACGTCGGCGTCCGCCAGCGTCAGGATGCTGATTCCTTGCCTTGCTTTCAGTCTCGCCTGACCCTCGGCAGGCAGTTTGTTCCACCTCTTCTGCCACTCGCAGACGAGCGCTGGCCCCGTCGCTTCCGTCAGGCCGTAGGCGTGGACGACGTGGAATCCGAGGTTTTCAATTTTCTGCAACAGGGCCGCAGGCGGCGGCGCTCCGCCCGTCAGGATCTCTACCGGGGCGGTTATTTGACGTCGCTCGTGCTGCTTGGCTTCTAACAGTATATTGAAGACTATGGGCGCGCAACACATGTGAGTCACGTTGTGGGAAACGATGCTATCATAGATTTCAACAGCGGTGGTGCTGCGGATGCAGACGTTCGTGCTCCTCCGCTCCGCGCGCCGCCACACCCCACGTGAAGGTCCA
Above is a genomic segment from Sesamum indicum cultivar Zhongzhi No. 13 linkage group LG13, S_indicum_v1.0, whole genome shotgun sequence containing:
- the LOC105175974 gene encoding LOW QUALITY PROTEIN: butyrate--CoA ligase AAE11, peroxisomal-like (The sequence of the model RefSeq protein was modified relative to this genomic sequence to represent the inferred CDS: deleted 1 base in 1 codon); amino-acid sequence: MDKLPKCGANYVPLTPITFLKRAAMVYSNRQSIIYRGVHFTWRQTYERCCRLASALRSLNVVKNDVVSVLAPNVPALYEMHFAVPMAGAVLNTINTRLDAQNIATILKHSEAKVFFIDYQYVPLARDALRVLMANSQNSGRPEKLMPLVVVIDDVDQPTGTRLGALEYEQLVSKGDPGYVPAEITNEWDPISLNYTSGTTSEPKGVVYSHRGAYLSTLSLILGWEMKSEPVYLWSLPMFHCNGWTFTWGVAARGAESTNVCIRSTTAVEIYDSIVSHNVTHMCCAPIVFNILLEAKQHERRQITAPVEILTGGAPPPAALLQKIENLGFHVVHAYGLTEATGPALVCEWQKRWNKLPAEGQARLKARQGISILTLADADVKDPQTMESVPRDGKTMGEIVLRGSSIMKGYLKDEKATAKAFRNGWFFTGDVAVVHPDGYLEIKDRSKDVIISGGENISSVEVEAALYKHPSVVEAAVVAMPHPKWGESPCAFVTMRNSAAVEEADIIQHCRRNLPNYMVPKKVAFMEELPKTSTGKVQKFQLRAIAKTFEISSENESCSAKKSSSTTPQSSWEMPRHYQYQNQEQILALSRL